Proteins found in one Exiguobacterium sp. 9-2 genomic segment:
- a CDS encoding penicillin-binding protein translates to MIAYAEKKRWESQETLGAERGEIFDRLGSPIAINVPSYHLIGIYRLGGVKDPDETIVDFKKTAEGLAPILGMTTKELETYLIENKERSQIEFGKKGNDLTLDQKEKIDKLKLPGIRMIEEPKRYYPNGIFLSDTLGFVQKITEENGRVALQGQMGIEKQYDNALSESYGARVFEKDRSGNPLIQGSSRVSNEPKDGSNLYLTIDHRIQQSLEKQMQKMYNTYKPKNATGIVMDAKTGEILAMADRPSFNPNLRDMKDFTNFAVSSRFEPGSTMKIFTLAAAIDAGVFRPNEKYKSGSYNYKGTVIKDYNDVGWGTIPMIEGVYHSSNVMFSKLTAEKLGIERYKEYFKKFHFDQRTGIDISGEVNSQSDLSKPLNALITSWGQSTAVTPMQLLQGATAIAGDGEMVKPHIIQKADHTDKAPYRAKTEVVGKPISAEAAKATRDALDGVVNSKIGTGQMYKLKDYRVIGKTGTAQISENGKYIQGKFIHSFIGMAPKDDPELIMYIAVDRPSKNESSVSGPLIMSPVFKSVMNTALQYRSIQPETQKDSVDVKAKITPSYIKKSARQATDLAKEQEAVPIILGDGAEVVSQIPSRGQEFVSGERVLLKTANTFKMPNLTGWSQRDVKKLVSLYDLKLDVIGKGFVTKQSARTGTLVKENGKLTVELAEPKE, encoded by the coding sequence ATGATTGCCTATGCTGAGAAAAAGCGATGGGAGTCCCAGGAGACGCTTGGAGCAGAACGCGGTGAAATTTTTGACCGTCTCGGTTCTCCAATCGCCATTAATGTTCCGTCGTATCACCTGATTGGTATTTACCGACTAGGTGGCGTCAAGGATCCGGATGAGACGATCGTCGACTTCAAAAAGACGGCTGAAGGTCTTGCACCGATACTTGGAATGACGACGAAAGAACTGGAAACCTATTTGATTGAGAACAAAGAACGTTCGCAAATCGAATTCGGAAAAAAGGGAAATGACTTAACACTCGATCAAAAAGAGAAGATCGACAAGTTAAAACTCCCTGGAATCCGGATGATCGAAGAGCCAAAACGATACTATCCGAACGGTATCTTCTTGTCCGATACACTCGGATTCGTCCAAAAGATCACCGAGGAGAATGGTCGTGTCGCGTTACAGGGACAAATGGGGATCGAAAAACAGTATGATAATGCCTTGAGTGAGTCTTACGGTGCACGCGTCTTCGAGAAAGACCGGAGTGGTAATCCGTTGATCCAAGGTTCTTCACGTGTCTCGAATGAACCGAAGGACGGATCGAATCTGTACTTGACAATCGATCATCGCATTCAACAGTCGCTTGAGAAACAGATGCAAAAAATGTACAACACGTATAAGCCGAAAAACGCAACGGGTATCGTCATGGATGCGAAGACTGGTGAAATCCTTGCCATGGCGGATCGGCCATCGTTCAACCCGAATTTACGTGACATGAAAGATTTTACGAACTTCGCCGTATCCTCACGATTCGAACCGGGTTCAACGATGAAGATTTTTACGCTCGCAGCAGCGATTGATGCGGGAGTCTTCCGTCCGAACGAGAAGTATAAATCGGGTAGCTATAATTACAAAGGAACGGTCATCAAGGATTACAATGATGTTGGTTGGGGCACAATTCCGATGATCGAGGGCGTCTATCACTCCTCGAACGTCATGTTCTCGAAGTTGACAGCAGAAAAACTTGGGATCGAACGGTATAAAGAATACTTTAAGAAGTTTCATTTTGACCAACGAACGGGTATAGACATCTCGGGAGAAGTAAACAGTCAGTCTGATTTGTCAAAACCGCTGAATGCGCTCATCACTTCATGGGGACAATCGACTGCAGTCACACCAATGCAATTACTCCAAGGGGCAACAGCAATTGCTGGTGACGGTGAAATGGTCAAACCGCATATCATCCAAAAAGCTGATCATACGGATAAAGCACCGTACCGAGCGAAAACAGAAGTCGTCGGTAAGCCAATTTCGGCAGAGGCGGCCAAAGCGACGCGGGATGCACTGGACGGTGTCGTCAACAGTAAAATCGGAACGGGTCAAATGTACAAGTTGAAAGACTACCGTGTCATCGGTAAGACCGGTACAGCTCAAATTTCTGAGAACGGAAAATACATTCAAGGAAAATTCATTCACTCGTTCATCGGCATGGCACCAAAAGATGATCCGGAATTGATCATGTACATCGCGGTCGATCGTCCGTCAAAAAATGAATCATCGGTTTCAGGACCACTCATCATGAGTCCGGTGTTCAAAAGTGTCATGAATACAGCATTACAGTACCGGAGCATTCAACCGGAAACGCAAAAAGATTCGGTGGATGTCAAAGCGAAGATTACGCCGAGCTATATCAAGAAGAGCGCTCGACAAGCAACGGATTTGGCGAAAGAACAAGAAGCTGTTCCAATCATCCTTGGGGATGGAGCGGAGGTCGTTTCGCAGATTCCGTCTCGTGGTCAAGAATTCGTCAGTGGAGAACGTGTCTTGCTGAAGACGGCGAACACATTTAAGATGCCGAATCTGACGGGGTGGTCGCAGCGAGACGTCAAAAAGCTCGTCAGCTTATATGACTTGAAGCTCGATGTCATCGGTAAAGGTTTTGTAACCAAACAATCAGCTCGAACTGGTACACTAGTGAAGGAAAATGGAAAGTTGACGGTCGAACTAGCTGAACCTAAAGAATAA
- the murG gene encoding undecaprenyldiphospho-muramoylpentapeptide beta-N-acetylglucosaminyltransferase, translated as MKIVVSGGGTGGHIYPALAMIRELEERMPCEVLYIGTENGLEADIVRRAGIPFESIEISGIRRSLSFENVKTGIRFVKSVRRVRRLLRQFQPDIVVGTGGFVCGPVLYTAAKMGFKTLVHEQNSLPGITNKFLARYVDRVALSFKGSGHHFGKNETKTVLIGNPRASEVAELQINPTEERQRFGFEEGRPLVVIYGGSRGAPAINEAVVDMMPKVEQAGWSLLFVTGQIHYDTIVSRVGSVPERIQLRPFVYDLPNILKASQLVISRSGASTLAELTTLGLPSVLIPSPYVTENHQEVNASSLVETGASLLIREQELTGERLFDACEKALAQQQKMSEAALALGMPNASRDLVDELLRLTGQKN; from the coding sequence ATGAAAATCGTCGTCTCTGGTGGCGGTACAGGTGGTCACATCTATCCGGCACTTGCCATGATCCGAGAGCTCGAAGAACGCATGCCGTGTGAGGTCCTCTATATCGGAACAGAAAACGGTCTCGAAGCGGATATCGTCCGTCGGGCAGGAATTCCATTTGAATCGATTGAGATCTCTGGCATCCGTCGTTCGCTGTCGTTCGAGAACGTCAAGACGGGTATCCGGTTCGTCAAGAGTGTCCGACGGGTTCGCCGACTACTGCGCCAGTTCCAACCGGATATTGTCGTCGGTACAGGTGGGTTCGTCTGTGGACCTGTTCTGTACACGGCAGCAAAAATGGGTTTTAAGACACTCGTTCATGAACAAAACAGTCTTCCCGGTATCACCAATAAATTTTTAGCGCGTTATGTGGACCGTGTCGCATTATCCTTCAAAGGATCCGGTCATCACTTCGGTAAAAACGAAACAAAGACGGTTCTGATCGGAAACCCACGCGCTTCTGAAGTAGCGGAGTTACAAATCAACCCAACGGAAGAGCGTCAACGTTTCGGTTTCGAGGAAGGGCGTCCACTCGTCGTCATCTATGGTGGTAGTCGTGGTGCGCCTGCCATCAATGAAGCAGTCGTCGACATGATGCCGAAAGTTGAACAAGCCGGATGGTCGCTCCTCTTCGTTACGGGTCAGATTCATTACGATACGATTGTTTCACGCGTTGGCTCAGTACCTGAACGCATTCAACTGCGTCCATTTGTATATGATTTACCGAACATCCTAAAAGCAAGTCAACTTGTCATTTCGCGTTCGGGAGCAAGTACATTAGCAGAACTGACGACGCTTGGGTTACCGAGTGTCCTCATTCCAAGTCCTTACGTGACGGAAAACCATCAAGAAGTCAATGCCTCATCGCTCGTCGAGACAGGTGCGAGTCTATTGATTCGTGAACAAGAACTGACAGGTGAACGGTTATTTGATGCATGTGAAAAAGCATTGGCGCAACAACAAAAGATGTCTGAAGCAGCACTTGCGCTCGGTATGCCGAATGCATCACGAGACTTAGTTGATGAATTGTTACGACTAACAGGACAAAAAAACTAA
- the murD gene encoding UDP-N-acetylmuramoyl-L-alanine--D-glutamate ligase: MEQRQWNDQKVLVLGTAKSGIAAARYLASVGAEVTVNDGKTPSESDQAVLASLDVQTVYGGHPLTLLDDIDLIVKNPGIPYQIELLQEALRRNIPVWTEVELAYHATDATWIAITGSNGKTTTTTLVHELLKTGSRRVHLAGNIGFPAIEIARQAKRDDIIVIELSSFQLMGIDQFRPYTAAFLNLSPAHLDYHGDFESYGEAKARIFKNMTSSDRLILNADDASVNELGKTANVTPLLFSRRQSAYAEIVNDVLTINGSSILPVKELALGGGHNVENVLAALALVEPFDLPLANVQHVLRTFGGVEHRTQFVGEIAGRKVYNDSKATNNVATEAALSGFTTNIIWLCGGLERGADLTPLLDAMKHVKHVIGLGETGHRFGTLASENGYSSTVVKTMDEAVKVAFEVSQPGDIILLSPASASWDQYKTYEERGDHFVRAVHEVGGTTV, from the coding sequence ATGGAACAACGACAATGGAATGATCAAAAGGTGCTCGTTCTCGGAACGGCGAAAAGTGGAATCGCAGCCGCTCGTTATTTAGCGAGCGTAGGTGCAGAAGTGACAGTGAATGACGGGAAAACACCGTCCGAGAGTGATCAAGCAGTGCTTGCATCACTCGATGTCCAAACGGTTTATGGTGGGCATCCGCTTACACTACTCGATGACATCGATTTGATCGTCAAGAATCCAGGGATTCCGTATCAGATCGAATTGTTACAAGAAGCATTACGACGCAACATTCCCGTTTGGACAGAGGTGGAACTGGCGTATCACGCAACAGATGCGACGTGGATTGCTATCACAGGATCAAACGGGAAAACGACGACGACGACACTCGTTCATGAATTGTTGAAAACAGGGTCTCGACGTGTGCATTTGGCAGGAAACATTGGATTCCCGGCAATTGAAATCGCACGTCAGGCAAAACGAGATGACATCATCGTCATTGAATTATCGAGTTTTCAATTGATGGGGATCGATCAGTTCCGACCATACACAGCAGCCTTTTTAAATCTATCACCGGCACATCTCGATTATCATGGTGATTTTGAATCATACGGAGAAGCAAAAGCTCGGATTTTCAAAAACATGACATCTTCGGATCGGCTTATCTTGAACGCTGATGATGCATCGGTCAACGAGCTCGGTAAGACAGCAAATGTGACGCCGCTCCTATTCTCACGTCGTCAATCTGCTTATGCAGAAATAGTGAATGATGTGTTGACGATCAATGGATCGAGTATTCTACCCGTCAAAGAACTTGCTCTCGGTGGTGGTCACAATGTTGAGAACGTCCTCGCGGCCTTAGCGCTCGTCGAACCATTCGACTTACCATTAGCGAATGTCCAGCATGTGCTACGGACATTCGGAGGAGTAGAGCACCGGACACAGTTCGTCGGTGAAATTGCTGGTCGAAAAGTTTATAACGATTCGAAAGCGACGAATAACGTCGCGACAGAAGCAGCCCTATCTGGATTCACGACAAACATCATCTGGTTATGTGGTGGGCTCGAGCGTGGAGCGGATTTGACACCGCTACTCGATGCGATGAAGCACGTCAAACATGTCATCGGACTGGGAGAAACCGGACATCGCTTCGGAACGCTTGCATCTGAAAACGGCTATTCATCAACGGTCGTCAAGACGATGGATGAAGCCGTGAAAGTAGCGTTTGAAGTATCACAACCTGGAGACATCATTCTTTTATCACCAGCATCTGCAAGTTGGGATCAGTATAAGACATATGAAGAGCGCGGCGATCATTTCGTTCGTGCCGTACATGAAGTAGGGGGAACAACAGTATGA
- the ftsA gene encoding cell division protein FtsA produces METKGTIAALDIGTSEVKLIVGELLGGTLNVLAEGSAPSAGVKRGVIVDIDQTVHAIKQAVTEVERTLGEPIGEVYVAISGEHIQVKDCQGMTSIKGEDNEITDDDVKDVLHSAMVMRIPNELSVVDVLPKTFTVDQQTEITDPRGMIGYRLEVTGKLIIGAKTILHSIKRSIERAGLELAGYVLESLAVSRIAASIDELELGVGIIDIGHETTTLSIYEKNDLVYSTTLPYGGDHLTRDLTYKMNCKYQDAKLAKEEYGVALEALGDPEEKVSYVTINGEHRFEPQSEIGFVLEARLEEIFEMIQKRMTQAGYAHMNSGLILCGGSSSLPGIDQLGKRIFKQSVNVYQPASLGIRHPKYAVAAGMLRYVLSRSAVSKSGFDRAEEKEVVASGREQDALLMNEQASPAREERPTREQPPKEKKSFSSFFEKFFG; encoded by the coding sequence ATGGAAACGAAAGGTACGATTGCCGCACTCGACATTGGGACATCGGAGGTGAAGCTCATCGTCGGTGAACTACTTGGTGGAACGCTGAACGTTCTTGCTGAAGGTTCTGCACCATCCGCGGGTGTTAAACGAGGTGTCATCGTTGACATCGATCAAACGGTACATGCCATTAAACAAGCGGTCACAGAAGTGGAACGTACACTTGGTGAACCAATTGGTGAAGTATATGTCGCTATTTCGGGCGAGCACATTCAAGTCAAGGATTGCCAGGGGATGACGTCAATCAAAGGTGAGGACAATGAAATCACGGATGATGATGTGAAAGATGTCTTGCATTCTGCGATGGTCATGCGAATTCCAAATGAACTCAGTGTAGTTGATGTCTTGCCGAAGACGTTTACGGTTGATCAGCAAACAGAAATCACTGATCCAAGAGGAATGATTGGTTATCGTCTCGAAGTAACAGGGAAGCTCATCATCGGAGCGAAGACGATCCTACATAGCATTAAACGTTCCATTGAACGGGCTGGTTTAGAGCTTGCTGGATATGTGCTGGAGAGTTTAGCGGTATCTAGAATCGCAGCATCGATTGATGAACTAGAACTCGGTGTTGGGATCATCGATATCGGACATGAGACGACGACGCTTTCCATCTATGAAAAGAACGATCTCGTCTACTCGACGACGTTGCCTTACGGTGGAGATCATCTGACACGTGATTTGACGTACAAGATGAACTGCAAATACCAAGATGCGAAACTCGCTAAAGAAGAATACGGCGTTGCACTCGAAGCACTCGGTGATCCGGAGGAGAAAGTCTCATACGTCACGATCAACGGGGAACATCGTTTCGAACCACAATCAGAAATCGGATTCGTTTTAGAAGCGCGACTTGAGGAAATCTTCGAGATGATTCAAAAACGAATGACGCAAGCGGGATACGCTCACATGAATAGCGGCTTGATCTTATGTGGTGGAAGTTCTTCACTACCTGGCATCGATCAGCTCGGAAAACGGATTTTCAAGCAGAGCGTCAATGTTTATCAGCCTGCTAGTCTTGGTATTCGTCATCCGAAGTATGCCGTTGCAGCTGGTATGTTACGTTATGTACTCTCAAGAAGCGCCGTATCGAAATCAGGTTTCGACCGGGCAGAAGAGAAAGAAGTCGTAGCATCCGGACGTGAGCAGGATGCACTGCTCATGAACGAACAGGCATCACCTGCTCGTGAAGAACGACCAACGCGTGAACAGCCTCCAAAAGAGAAAAAGTCATTCAGTAGTTTCTTTGAGAAATTCTTTGGTTAA
- the mraY gene encoding phospho-N-acetylmuramoyl-pentapeptide-transferase — MITLFISLILAFLVVLLVMPKAIPFLHRLKFGQEIREEGPQWHQVKSGTPTMGGIVILVAMIVSVLGAIVMGDLSTTQLSLLFLTLAYGAIGFIDDYIKVVKKRNLGLNSKQKLIGQIVVGLLFVWLSGGFTSDATYLSIPFTDFKLDFGIIYPFVALFWLVGFSNAVNLTDGLDGLVSFTAIPTFLFFGLYSWFIADEVGAACFAFSAVGALIGFLLFNAHPAKIFMGDTGSLALGAALAGLSIVLKLELLLVLIGIVFVVETLSVILQVISFKTTGKRIFKMSPIHHHFEMVGWSEWRIVGTFAGISCLMAFIAYVFM; from the coding sequence ATGATCACATTATTCATCAGTCTTATTCTTGCATTTCTTGTTGTACTACTTGTTATGCCAAAGGCAATTCCGTTTCTACACCGATTGAAGTTCGGTCAGGAAATTCGGGAAGAAGGACCTCAATGGCATCAGGTCAAATCGGGAACGCCAACGATGGGCGGGATCGTCATTCTCGTCGCGATGATCGTCAGTGTTCTTGGAGCAATCGTCATGGGTGATTTATCAACGACACAGTTATCGTTACTCTTTTTAACACTTGCATATGGTGCGATTGGTTTCATCGATGACTACATCAAAGTCGTCAAGAAGCGTAATCTCGGCTTGAATTCGAAGCAAAAACTGATTGGGCAAATCGTCGTCGGATTGTTATTCGTTTGGTTGAGTGGTGGATTTACGAGTGACGCGACGTATCTGTCGATTCCATTCACAGACTTCAAACTTGATTTTGGTATCATCTATCCGTTCGTTGCCTTGTTCTGGTTAGTCGGATTCTCGAATGCTGTCAACTTGACAGACGGGTTAGACGGTCTCGTATCATTTACGGCGATTCCGACATTCCTCTTCTTCGGTTTGTACAGTTGGTTCATCGCGGATGAAGTGGGTGCTGCTTGTTTTGCCTTCTCAGCAGTTGGTGCCCTAATTGGATTCCTTTTATTCAATGCTCATCCAGCAAAAATCTTCATGGGCGATACAGGGTCCCTTGCACTCGGTGCCGCACTAGCAGGTCTATCGATTGTCCTAAAACTAGAACTTCTCCTTGTCTTGATCGGCATTGTCTTCGTTGTAGAGACACTATCTGTCATTCTACAAGTCATCTCATTTAAGACGACAGGGAAACGTATCTTTAAAATGAGTCCGATTCATCACCATTTTGAAATGGTTGGTTGGAGCGAATGGCGGATTGTCGGTACATTCGCAGGAATCAGCTGTTTGATGGCATTCATCGCCTACGTATTTATGTGA
- a CDS encoding cell division protein FtsQ/DivIB, which yields MRERRAVGRPQEDKNVRSLEDKIPYIREQRRKKANRRLIYVLILIGLLVGVVFYLQSSYSRVARFDVDGNVNVKSEDILQASGIKVKETHAFNVSEEDVLERIEKVPGIQEATMQKQFLHQYRVTVTEEKEIAYAKDKPGDRIVLADGTIIPGKSKEELFDAPILTGFTDQSLNRLTKELVKIEPKVRSRISEIVANDKTDKGGLKLFMTDGNTVLLSTSAFSNSLNEYVKVISALPKGKTGTITIDGGIYFKPYKGKK from the coding sequence GTGAGGGAACGGAGAGCGGTCGGACGACCGCAAGAGGACAAGAACGTCCGCAGTCTCGAGGATAAGATACCTTATATCCGTGAACAACGTCGCAAAAAAGCTAACCGAAGACTCATTTATGTCCTGATTTTGATTGGTCTATTGGTCGGTGTCGTCTTTTATCTGCAGTCAAGCTATTCCCGGGTCGCTCGATTTGATGTTGATGGTAACGTCAATGTGAAATCAGAGGATATTTTGCAAGCATCCGGGATCAAGGTGAAAGAGACACATGCCTTTAATGTGTCAGAGGAAGACGTTCTTGAACGGATTGAGAAGGTCCCAGGTATTCAAGAAGCAACGATGCAAAAGCAATTTTTGCACCAATATCGCGTGACGGTGACGGAAGAGAAAGAGATTGCCTATGCGAAAGATAAACCGGGAGACCGGATCGTCCTTGCGGATGGAACGATCATTCCCGGTAAGTCGAAGGAAGAATTGTTTGACGCTCCGATCCTGACTGGCTTCACCGATCAATCTCTAAATCGATTGACGAAGGAGCTTGTTAAAATCGAGCCGAAAGTACGGAGCCGGATATCCGAGATCGTCGCTAATGATAAGACTGACAAAGGTGGTCTGAAGTTATTCATGACGGATGGGAATACGGTTTTGCTCAGTACTTCTGCCTTTTCCAATTCATTGAATGAATATGTAAAGGTCATTTCTGCCTTACCAAAAGGAAAGACAGGAACAATTACAATTGATGGTGGTATCTATTTCAAACCATATAAAGGGAAAAAATAG
- the ftsL gene encoding cell division protein FtsL, with protein sequence MAEPLRKSVQTVQPVRQQPVQEPRKTEDIARRVAVRPKYRLYPFEKFLYSAMIGGLVLFGSLTISTHNEAYNVSRDLAKENQVTQSLKKENERLQLEVTNLSSPERIYKIAKEQGLDMRKGNIKVIPK encoded by the coding sequence ATGGCAGAACCACTTCGTAAATCGGTCCAAACGGTTCAACCCGTTCGTCAACAACCTGTTCAGGAACCACGGAAGACGGAAGATATCGCACGTCGCGTCGCCGTCCGTCCGAAGTATCGCTTGTATCCCTTTGAAAAATTCTTATACAGTGCGATGATTGGTGGTCTTGTGTTATTTGGGAGTTTGACGATCAGTACGCACAACGAGGCGTACAATGTCAGTCGTGACTTAGCGAAAGAAAACCAAGTCACACAGTCACTCAAAAAAGAAAATGAACGTTTACAACTAGAGGTCACGAACTTAAGCTCTCCGGAACGGATTTATAAGATTGCAAAAGAACAGGGTCTTGATATGCGTAAAGGGAACATCAAGGTGATTCCTAAATGA
- the ftsZ gene encoding cell division protein FtsZ, which produces MLHFDEMMDQVAKIKVIGVGGGGSNAVNRMIEHGVQGVEFIAVNTDAQALNMSQADVKLQLGAKLTRGLGAGANPEIGKKAAEESREQLTEILSGADMVFVTAGMGGGTGTGAAPVIAEISKEIGALTVGVVTKPFMFEGRKRMQHAVSGVQNFKEKVDTLIVIPNDKLLEIVDRNTPMLEAFKEADNVLRQGVQGITDLIAVPGLINLDFADVKTIMTEKGSALMGVGVATGEHRATEAAKKAISSPLLETSIEGAKGVLMNITGSANLSLYEVTEAAQIVQSAADEEVNLIFGSVINDNLEDEIIVTVIATEFENEPLDFEIPSAQEMMKNLLKKKQATPPPTEESKPQVEETPVSSNPEPAKAPDVEETMDIPSFLRRNNR; this is translated from the coding sequence ATGTTGCATTTTGATGAAATGATGGACCAAGTAGCAAAAATCAAGGTCATCGGTGTAGGCGGTGGCGGTTCGAACGCCGTCAACCGAATGATTGAACACGGTGTCCAAGGCGTAGAGTTCATCGCTGTAAACACAGACGCTCAGGCATTAAACATGTCACAAGCTGACGTGAAATTACAACTCGGCGCAAAATTGACACGTGGTCTCGGTGCGGGTGCAAATCCGGAAATCGGTAAAAAAGCGGCAGAAGAGAGCCGTGAACAATTAACAGAAATCCTTTCAGGAGCTGACATGGTCTTCGTCACAGCCGGTATGGGTGGCGGAACTGGAACAGGAGCTGCTCCAGTCATCGCTGAGATTTCAAAAGAAATCGGCGCGTTGACAGTCGGTGTCGTGACAAAGCCATTCATGTTCGAAGGACGTAAACGGATGCAACATGCTGTTTCTGGTGTCCAGAACTTCAAAGAAAAAGTCGATACGTTGATCGTCATCCCGAATGATAAGTTGCTTGAAATCGTCGATCGGAACACACCGATGCTTGAAGCGTTCAAAGAAGCGGATAACGTCTTACGTCAAGGTGTACAGGGTATCACGGACTTGATTGCCGTTCCTGGTCTAATCAACCTCGACTTCGCCGATGTGAAGACGATCATGACTGAAAAAGGTTCTGCTTTGATGGGTGTTGGTGTCGCAACAGGTGAACATCGCGCGACGGAAGCCGCTAAAAAAGCGATTTCAAGTCCATTGCTTGAAACATCAATCGAAGGCGCGAAAGGTGTTCTAATGAACATCACGGGTAGTGCGAACCTCAGCTTGTATGAAGTAACGGAAGCCGCACAGATCGTTCAAAGTGCAGCAGATGAGGAAGTTAACTTGATCTTCGGTTCTGTCATCAATGATAACCTAGAAGATGAAATCATCGTCACAGTCATCGCGACGGAATTCGAAAACGAACCACTCGACTTCGAAATTCCATCCGCACAAGAGATGATGAAAAACCTATTGAAGAAAAAACAAGCGACTCCACCACCAACAGAGGAGTCTAAACCACAAGTCGAAGAGACGCCTGTCAGCTCAAATCCTGAACCAGCTAAAGCGCCAGATGTCGAAGAAACGATGGACATCCCATCTTTCCTTCGCCGGAATAATCGTTGA
- a CDS encoding UDP-N-acetylmuramoyl-tripeptide--D-alanyl-D-alanine ligase → MLTITQIAEWLHLDVRDDRVVRHFATDSRAHLEDGLYVPIQGARVDGHRFLEGAKNQGAIVTLWKRGIDRPDIDVVFLEVDEPLVALQEIAKQYLMRIAPKIVAITGSNGKTSTKDMVESVLKTTFKTHKTQGNFNSDIGMPLTILMMPADTEVAVLEMGMNGFGDIEFLSNLAEPDIALVTNIGESHAEQVGGRSGIAKAKLEIRSGLKPGGHLFVDGDEPLLAEVEAEKIGYQIGNTYRIETTEATFFGTAFAYDGTAFHLPVLGKHQVRNAAYAIATARALGVTDARIQEGFDAVELTPMRMERLLFEETAVINDAYNASPTSMNAAIETITALEGYTTRVLVLGDMYELGDQERLLHASVGKRITLPVSHAILVGEKGAWIAEGISDPSVQIQFAATVEDAAEQLRSLLGERTIVLLKASRGMALERILTYLNEN, encoded by the coding sequence ATGTTAACAATTACGCAAATTGCTGAGTGGCTGCATCTTGATGTCAGAGACGACCGGGTCGTCCGCCACTTCGCAACGGATTCACGCGCACATCTTGAAGATGGTCTCTATGTTCCGATTCAAGGAGCACGCGTCGATGGTCATCGCTTCCTGGAAGGCGCAAAAAATCAAGGAGCGATCGTCACCTTATGGAAGAGAGGGATTGATCGACCGGACATCGATGTCGTTTTCTTAGAAGTCGATGAACCACTGGTTGCCTTGCAAGAGATCGCTAAACAATACTTAATGCGGATTGCGCCAAAAATCGTTGCCATCACTGGATCGAATGGCAAGACATCGACGAAAGACATGGTCGAAAGTGTACTCAAGACAACGTTCAAGACACATAAGACACAAGGGAACTTCAATTCGGATATCGGGATGCCGTTAACGATTCTCATGATGCCGGCTGACACGGAAGTCGCCGTACTGGAAATGGGAATGAACGGTTTTGGCGATATCGAATTCTTATCGAATCTTGCTGAACCAGATATTGCGCTCGTCACGAACATCGGTGAATCCCATGCGGAGCAAGTCGGTGGACGTAGTGGAATCGCCAAAGCAAAGCTTGAGATTCGGTCTGGTCTTAAACCAGGAGGTCATCTGTTCGTTGATGGGGATGAACCACTTCTAGCAGAAGTCGAAGCGGAGAAAATCGGTTATCAGATTGGGAATACGTACCGGATCGAGACGACAGAAGCAACATTTTTCGGAACAGCCTTTGCTTACGATGGTACTGCCTTTCATCTGCCTGTGTTAGGAAAACACCAAGTCCGAAATGCAGCGTACGCGATTGCGACAGCGCGCGCGCTTGGCGTGACGGATGCCCGGATCCAAGAAGGATTCGACGCGGTTGAACTGACACCAATGCGGATGGAACGACTGCTCTTTGAGGAGACGGCGGTCATCAACGATGCGTATAACGCAAGTCCGACATCGATGAATGCAGCGATTGAGACAATCACTGCATTAGAAGGGTATACGACGCGCGTTCTCGTGCTCGGCGATATGTATGAACTAGGAGACCAGGAACGCTTGTTACATGCCTCGGTCGGAAAGCGGATTACGTTACCGGTCTCGCATGCTATTCTAGTAGGGGAGAAAGGCGCGTGGATTGCTGAAGGAATCAGCGACCCATCCGTCCAAATCCAATTTGCGGCAACTGTTGAGGATGCTGCTGAACAATTGCGTTCGCTGCTTGGAGAACGAACAATCGTTTTATTGAAAGCGTCACGTGGGATGGCGCTCGAACGGATATTGACCTATCTGAACGAAAACTAA